One Nonomuraea angiospora DNA segment encodes these proteins:
- a CDS encoding VOC family protein has product MSEPSTPPISGLHHFAFTVRDLEASIAWYQKVFQATLVDGDLPHYGREWTGYANLVIEPRTGLAIGLHRHEANQDEEFNEARTGLDHVSLRVDGREGLEAWADWLDGLGVAHSGIQRRTRPFVHSTIVFRDIDNIQLEVVAIDA; this is encoded by the coding sequence ATGAGTGAACCGAGCACGCCGCCCATCAGCGGGCTGCACCACTTCGCCTTCACCGTGAGGGATCTTGAGGCGAGCATCGCCTGGTACCAGAAGGTCTTCCAGGCCACCTTGGTGGACGGCGACCTGCCGCACTACGGTCGCGAGTGGACCGGGTACGCGAACCTGGTCATCGAACCTCGTACCGGACTGGCCATCGGACTGCATCGCCACGAGGCCAACCAGGACGAGGAGTTCAACGAGGCCCGCACCGGTCTCGACCACGTCTCCCTGCGGGTCGACGGACGTGAGGGGCTGGAGGCCTGGGCGGACTGGCTCGACGGCCTCGGAGTCGCGCACTCCGGCATTCAGCGCCGGACGCGGCCGTTCGTCCACTCGACGATCGTCTTCCGCGACATTGACAACATCCAACTCGAAGTCGTCGCCATCGACGCCTGA
- a CDS encoding CHRD domain-containing protein encodes MNMRKQPSGGRIGWHRVVGGAAAAGVVAAVVTGTVIAAPAAAAPRTVRVVEVSAAQSQAHLVGAARKYYFAARLLGRNEVPEPGKKVNDPNGVAVAKFRISGNRFYYFVQWRNTGRPTAFHIHRGKAGTNGPVVIDLLSNGRIRGNTGFGSVRVKSSLLRDIKAKPKNWYANLHTAQFPDGAVRGQLHTGGRW; translated from the coding sequence ATGAACATGCGTAAGCAGCCGAGCGGCGGGCGAATCGGGTGGCACCGCGTGGTCGGGGGCGCGGCGGCGGCAGGAGTGGTCGCGGCGGTGGTGACCGGCACGGTGATCGCCGCCCCCGCGGCCGCCGCGCCCCGGACCGTCCGGGTGGTCGAGGTCTCCGCCGCGCAAAGCCAGGCCCACCTGGTCGGCGCGGCCAGGAAGTACTACTTCGCCGCCAGGCTCCTCGGCCGGAACGAAGTGCCCGAACCGGGCAAGAAGGTCAATGACCCGAACGGCGTGGCGGTCGCCAAGTTCCGCATCAGCGGCAACCGCTTCTACTACTTCGTCCAGTGGAGGAACACCGGCAGGCCCACCGCCTTCCACATCCACAGGGGCAAGGCCGGCACGAACGGTCCCGTCGTCATCGACCTGCTGTCCAACGGCAGGATTCGGGGCAACACCGGCTTCGGCTCCGTTCGCGTCAAGAGCAGCCTGCTCAGGGACATCAAGGCGAAGCCGAAGAACTGGTACGCCAACCTGCACACCGCTCAGTTCCCCGACGGCGCGGTCCGCGGCCAGCTCCACACGGGCGGCCGCTGGTAG
- a CDS encoding VOC family protein, translating to MSDSLAPSFSGLHHVAFTVRNLQASVAWYQKVFQAELVDGDLPHYGREWTGYAKLVIEPHTGLAIGLHHNAGNQGEEFDEVRTGLDHISLHVEGREGLLAWADWLDSLGVAHSGIQSVKEPFVYSVVVFRDIDNIQLEVMAVGV from the coding sequence ATGAGCGACTCTCTCGCGCCTTCCTTCAGCGGCCTGCACCATGTCGCCTTCACCGTCAGGAACCTGCAAGCCAGCGTGGCGTGGTACCAGAAAGTCTTCCAGGCCGAGCTCGTGGACGGAGATCTTCCGCACTACGGCCGCGAGTGGACCGGGTACGCGAAGCTCGTCATCGAGCCCCACACCGGCCTGGCCATCGGCCTGCACCACAATGCCGGCAACCAGGGTGAGGAGTTCGACGAGGTCCGCACCGGCCTCGACCACATCTCCCTTCACGTGGAGGGGCGCGAAGGGCTCCTTGCCTGGGCGGACTGGCTCGACAGCCTCGGCGTCGCCCACTCGGGCATCCAGAGCGTCAAGGAGCCTTTCGTCTACTCCGTAGTCGTCTTCCGGGACATCGACAACATCCAGCTGGAGGTCATGGCCGTCGGCGTCTGA
- a CDS encoding type 1 glutamine amidotransferase domain-containing protein gives MKVLIVLTSHDRLGDTGRKTGFWLEELAAPYYRFKDAGWEITLASPKGGRAPLDPKSNEEQFKTDQTRRFEADAQAEAQLAATVPLDRVSADDFDTVFYPGGHGPLWDLAEDEASIRLIERIVASGKPLALVCHAPGVLRHARTPDGGALVAGRRVTGFTDSEEEAMGLTKVVPFLVEDELIAKGADFSKKGDFEAYVVTDGLLITGQNPASSGPAAAELIALAGTRTA, from the coding sequence TTGAAGGTTTTGATCGTTCTGACCTCGCATGACCGGCTGGGCGACACCGGGCGTAAGACCGGGTTCTGGCTGGAAGAGCTGGCCGCGCCGTACTACCGGTTCAAGGACGCCGGATGGGAGATCACGCTGGCCTCGCCGAAGGGTGGGCGGGCGCCGCTGGATCCCAAGAGCAACGAGGAGCAGTTCAAGACCGACCAGACCCGCCGGTTCGAGGCCGACGCTCAGGCGGAGGCGCAGCTGGCTGCGACGGTGCCGCTGGACAGGGTGTCGGCCGACGACTTCGACACGGTCTTCTACCCGGGTGGGCACGGCCCGCTGTGGGACCTGGCGGAGGACGAGGCGTCGATCAGGCTGATCGAGCGGATCGTGGCGTCGGGCAAGCCGCTGGCGCTGGTGTGCCATGCGCCGGGTGTGCTGCGTCACGCGAGGACCCCGGACGGCGGCGCGCTGGTGGCGGGCCGGCGGGTGACCGGCTTCACCGACAGCGAGGAAGAGGCCATGGGCCTGACGAAGGTGGTGCCCTTCCTGGTGGAGGACGAGCTGATCGCCAAGGGCGCCGACTTCTCCAAGAAGGGCGACTTCGAGGCGTACGTGGTGACCGACGGGCTGCTCATCACCGGGCAGAACCCGGCCTCCTCCGGACCGGCCGCGGCCGAGCTGATCGCGCTGGCCGGCACCAGGACGGCCTAG
- a CDS encoding BTAD domain-containing putative transcriptional regulator — protein MAVPVRPAGSGGEAGSASGSCLRLQILGPLRLWRGGVELDAGPRQQAYLLALLLAREGRVISTGELVDLMWDDDAPASAVNVIHKYVGALRRLLEPELPIRGSGSYLRRRGNGYLFVAETGMLDLAVFRELVQAAGEALTEQRREAALDSYVEALGLWQGSAGEGLTYGPAAMSIFAGLDGEFLGACVAAAELAVSLGRPERMLPPLQLAASMAPLHEPVQASLVSTLGAAGQQAQALSVFRTIRTRLAEELGIDPGPALREAHRQVLSETSAPAVRPADGQPAGQPPAPWQGGPASAKPPAMGLVGRTEELSVLRQAAESALAGGRALVAVEGEPGVGKTRLLEEIAAEAARRGALVVWGRCLEGDGTPSMWPWVQAVGAILDAMPAAAREKWVAGELGRLVNPGDEGVAAPAVPVGGGQFRLFERVVAAIGEVSAQRPVLLVIDDLQWADVASLHLGSHLAARLPRGTLAIGALRDRAPTPGTELSRMLAAASRLPGHHRINLGPLNVAEVAEIVHGETGRRPGPAAARSIYARTAGNPFFVRELSRLLAGVGELTHDAVARTGVPSTVRDVVRDRMAGLDDSARGLLQVAALIGRDVDLGLLARAAGLDVAACLERLEPLEALGLLGPAPEDPYLFRFAHDLVRESVAGTTPARRTPRLHLSVADALEHADPEGESVAERLAYHLWAAGPLADPARTAQAMVRAGRRAAAKSAFEAAEGHLRKAARVARAAGRAELELSALVQLTAVVGMRSMYGAAAVDALERAEQLARDLGREVEATDFLFSRWVMHAQAIELDRSGPLARRLFDQGKASSDPIVYAYGLEAWGLHQWDIGNIGEAVRLLNESNQIMLHDLARREDNPVRHDLQLLMAGMLAEITALHGEVEKARALLDTLEADAGDDPYAVTIWAAIVARTASLVGDPTWALRAVERGMAVDPDFSFVYLGTYQRLARCWALAVTGEDQAGAAVEAERIIAANLLDPPLSCVATWYGLLGEMHLAAGAPAAAAAALDKADYYLDTCGQRYPEGLLLLLRARLLQALGEPAAVVRAAAEKAWALSTEREAHLFARRAEEFVAELDEEPAGH, from the coding sequence GTGGCTGTGCCAGTTCGTCCGGCGGGCTCAGGTGGTGAGGCCGGGTCGGCATCCGGCAGCTGCCTGCGTCTGCAGATTCTCGGTCCGTTACGGCTGTGGCGTGGCGGTGTCGAGCTGGACGCAGGCCCCCGGCAGCAGGCCTACCTGCTGGCTCTGCTCCTGGCCCGGGAGGGCCGGGTGATCAGCACGGGCGAGCTGGTCGATCTGATGTGGGACGACGACGCTCCCGCCAGTGCTGTCAACGTCATCCACAAGTATGTCGGCGCGTTGCGGCGGCTGCTGGAGCCGGAGCTCCCGATCCGCGGGAGCGGCTCGTACCTGCGGCGCCGGGGCAACGGTTATCTGTTCGTGGCCGAGACCGGCATGCTGGATCTGGCCGTCTTCCGGGAGCTCGTCCAGGCGGCGGGGGAAGCCCTCACGGAGCAGCGGCGGGAAGCGGCGCTCGACTCCTACGTGGAGGCGTTGGGGCTCTGGCAGGGCTCCGCGGGTGAGGGGCTGACCTACGGCCCGGCCGCGATGTCGATCTTCGCGGGGCTGGACGGCGAGTTCTTGGGAGCGTGCGTGGCGGCGGCCGAGCTCGCGGTGTCGCTGGGCCGGCCGGAGCGAATGCTGCCGCCTTTGCAGCTGGCCGCCTCGATGGCTCCGTTGCACGAGCCCGTGCAGGCGAGCCTCGTCTCCACTCTGGGCGCCGCCGGGCAGCAGGCGCAGGCGCTGTCGGTGTTCCGGACGATCCGTACCCGCCTGGCCGAGGAGCTCGGCATCGATCCCGGCCCGGCTTTGCGGGAGGCGCACCGGCAGGTGCTGAGCGAGACTTCGGCACCGGCGGTGCGGCCGGCCGACGGCCAGCCCGCCGGGCAACCGCCGGCGCCCTGGCAAGGCGGCCCCGCATCCGCGAAACCGCCTGCCATGGGCCTGGTCGGCCGGACCGAGGAACTGTCGGTGCTGCGGCAGGCGGCGGAATCGGCGCTCGCCGGCGGCAGGGCGCTGGTCGCCGTCGAGGGTGAGCCGGGGGTGGGCAAGACCCGCCTGCTGGAGGAGATCGCCGCCGAGGCGGCTCGGCGTGGCGCGCTCGTCGTCTGGGGCCGCTGCCTGGAGGGCGACGGTACGCCGTCGATGTGGCCCTGGGTGCAGGCGGTCGGCGCCATCCTGGACGCGATGCCCGCCGCGGCGCGGGAGAAGTGGGTCGCCGGCGAATTGGGCCGCCTGGTCAACCCGGGCGACGAAGGCGTCGCCGCACCGGCGGTGCCGGTCGGTGGCGGGCAGTTCCGGCTGTTCGAACGGGTCGTGGCCGCCATCGGCGAGGTCTCGGCGCAGCGGCCGGTGCTGCTCGTCATCGACGACCTCCAGTGGGCCGACGTCGCCTCGTTGCACCTGGGCAGTCATCTGGCGGCCCGGCTGCCGCGTGGCACCTTGGCCATCGGCGCGCTGCGCGACCGCGCGCCCACGCCCGGCACGGAGCTGTCGCGCATGCTCGCCGCGGCGAGCCGGCTGCCCGGCCATCACCGCATCAACCTCGGCCCGCTCAACGTGGCCGAGGTGGCCGAGATCGTTCACGGCGAGACCGGCCGGCGTCCCGGTCCCGCCGCCGCCCGCAGCATCTACGCCCGTACCGCCGGCAACCCGTTCTTCGTCCGGGAACTGTCCCGATTACTCGCCGGCGTGGGTGAGCTCACCCACGACGCTGTGGCCCGGACGGGGGTGCCGTCCACCGTGCGCGACGTCGTCCGCGACCGGATGGCCGGCCTCGACGACAGCGCCCGGGGCCTGCTCCAGGTCGCCGCGCTCATCGGCCGGGACGTCGACCTCGGCCTGCTCGCCCGCGCCGCCGGCCTCGACGTCGCGGCCTGCCTCGAACGCCTCGAACCGCTGGAGGCGCTCGGCCTGCTCGGGCCGGCCCCCGAAGATCCGTACCTGTTCCGGTTCGCGCACGACCTGGTCCGCGAGTCGGTGGCCGGGACCACGCCTGCGCGGCGCACGCCTCGGCTGCACCTGAGCGTCGCCGACGCGCTGGAGCACGCCGACCCGGAGGGCGAGTCCGTCGCCGAGCGCCTGGCCTACCACCTGTGGGCCGCCGGCCCGCTGGCGGACCCGGCCCGGACCGCGCAGGCCATGGTGCGCGCCGGCCGCCGCGCCGCGGCCAAGTCGGCGTTCGAGGCCGCCGAGGGCCACCTGCGCAAGGCCGCGAGGGTCGCGCGGGCGGCGGGCCGGGCCGAGCTGGAGTTGTCTGCGCTGGTGCAGCTCACCGCGGTCGTCGGGATGCGGTCGATGTACGGGGCGGCGGCAGTCGACGCGCTGGAACGTGCCGAGCAACTGGCCCGTGACCTCGGCCGGGAAGTGGAGGCCACCGACTTCCTCTTCTCCCGCTGGGTCATGCACGCTCAGGCCATCGAGCTCGACCGCAGCGGGCCGCTGGCGCGCCGGCTGTTCGATCAGGGCAAGGCGTCCAGCGACCCGATCGTGTACGCCTACGGCCTGGAAGCCTGGGGCCTGCACCAGTGGGACATCGGCAACATCGGCGAGGCCGTCCGATTGCTGAACGAGTCCAACCAGATCATGCTCCACGACCTCGCCAGGCGCGAGGACAACCCGGTCCGGCACGACCTGCAGCTGCTCATGGCCGGAATGCTCGCCGAGATCACCGCACTGCACGGTGAGGTCGAAAAGGCACGGGCGCTGCTCGACACGCTGGAGGCCGACGCGGGCGACGACCCGTACGCGGTCACGATCTGGGCCGCCATCGTCGCCAGGACCGCGTCGCTCGTCGGCGACCCCACCTGGGCGCTTCGCGCCGTGGAGCGGGGGATGGCCGTGGACCCGGACTTCTCCTTCGTCTACCTCGGCACCTACCAGCGGCTGGCCCGGTGCTGGGCGCTGGCCGTCACCGGCGAGGACCAGGCCGGCGCCGCGGTGGAGGCCGAGCGGATCATCGCCGCGAACCTCCTGGACCCGCCGCTCTCGTGCGTCGCCACCTGGTACGGGCTGCTCGGCGAGATGCATCTCGCGGCCGGGGCACCGGCCGCGGCCGCCGCCGCCCTCGACAAGGCCGACTACTACCTCGACACCTGTGGCCAGCGTTACCCGGAAGGCCTGCTCCTGTTGCTGCGGGCGCGGCTGCTGCAGGCCCTCGGCGAGCCCGCGGCCGTGGTCCGGGCCGCCGCCGAGAAGGCCTGGGCGTTGTCGACCGAACGCGAGGCCCACCTGTTCGCCCGCCGCGCCGAAGAGTTCGTGGCAGAACTCGACGAGGAGCCGGCCGGCCACTGA